Proteins from one Petrotoga sp. 9PW.55.5.1 genomic window:
- a CDS encoding YigZ family protein: MTRYKSIKEPKEVKLNIERSEFIGNVQKVDTSESAQEFIKEISQKYINATHNCWAYKVYENEREIFNYSDNGEPSGTAGKPIFGVIEKYGLNNIAIVVTRYFGGVKLGIRGLIDAYSSTAEEAVKKSKVVNYHKTSIYEAECDYSQFSEIERLTRKIYDFKIIDQNFGASVHFTFEIPEENRARILKIFENKVNKIKFLMRGESFIDNNLD; this comes from the coding sequence ATGACTAGATACAAATCTATAAAAGAACCAAAAGAGGTAAAATTGAATATTGAACGATCTGAATTTATTGGAAATGTTCAAAAAGTTGATACTTCAGAGTCTGCTCAAGAATTCATTAAAGAAATCTCACAAAAATATATAAACGCTACTCACAACTGTTGGGCCTATAAGGTTTATGAAAACGAAAGAGAAATTTTTAATTATTCAGATAACGGGGAACCATCTGGAACAGCGGGTAAACCAATATTTGGCGTAATTGAAAAATATGGATTAAACAACATCGCAATAGTCGTAACAAGATACTTTGGAGGAGTAAAGTTAGGAATTCGCGGATTAATAGATGCATACTCATCAACTGCAGAAGAAGCAGTAAAGAAATCAAAAGTTGTTAATTATCACAAAACTTCAATCTATGAAGCAGAATGCGATTACAGTCAATTTTCTGAAATTGAACGATTAACTCGAAAAATCTATGATTTTAAGATAATAGATCAAAATTTTGGAGCCAGTGTTCATTTCACGTTTGAAATTCCTGAAGAAAATAGAGCAAGAATATTAAAGATTTTCGAAAACAAAGTAAATAAGATAAAATTTTTGATGAGAGGCGAATCTTTCATAGATAATAACCTTGATTAA